One genomic segment of Fervidobacterium pennivorans includes these proteins:
- a CDS encoding sensor histidine kinase — MIGKKICYALIEIFEKDKYSPKAENVANLLAEFVGVEKLSVAFYEKSRDVYRILVSNFLPLQSKIPVSDIGDRNSLSKLPIKLKDSTTVEAHVEQLIHSTAETGDEKVGIILTNDVPKKMTNFAEVVDFLAFALWFIPSYEKSKSYLSKYRSLWMLTSLFESAKSQEELLEGFLKVISEIIESEITAVLSLTKEANEEFDMMICDCPNSQILRKKLNRSELSTETLRYFKGMEKIVYKPDGLSELFATKILSALIVPVENYWFVFANKRNTNIYLQTKSFDSMDLDLARDSVKRFLLAKGRIEFEKRLEEEVAKLRELQKLHETLIEDQKEQIRKMNAVHYISQAMRSMYSVKNVYKTLLLGLTSGRLLGYNRALLLTYDEQRDVLIGKIWLGPDTENVEEDWKKANLRAMRYADVVQYLREEAMTLEINNRLTQQIENKIFPYKAHPILEKCVLRKKIFVANERIINTLGLEVADLVNLLGVKEFAVLPLVGREGVFGVVIVDNYYTKKPIKESDVDILKILSDSAGLAIETAQSYEELRNKTLSLERQKSLIEYLREFSESILQNMSSAIIVIDKEGKVTEWNKKAEVYFNRPKEQMTGVELRALGPEFEDIEEMAFQAMRIKEEITLSNYLIQTGGRERYYDVKITPFWDADKLMLRGVIITLDDVTERVNLEKERKKQEKLAALGEMAARVAHELRNPISVLGGFIKRLEKNADNPDARNRYIKIIADEILRLEQIVNEILDFSREPRSLEFTYFNINKLVNDVYILLEEKIREKNILFTFETDAEEITVYAEYSRMKQVIINLLQNAIEATPKDGKILIETRIKFDKIVVSIWNEGTPIDKETAEKLFTPFFTTKVHGTGLGLAICKKIIEDEHKGKIYHEATEDGNRFVVELPKTEVQSTNVE; from the coding sequence ATGATAGGCAAAAAAATCTGCTACGCGTTAATTGAAATATTTGAAAAAGATAAATACTCTCCGAAAGCTGAGAATGTAGCAAATTTATTAGCCGAATTTGTCGGGGTTGAAAAACTTTCTGTGGCTTTTTACGAAAAATCCAGAGATGTTTACAGAATTCTTGTAAGTAACTTCCTCCCTCTCCAATCTAAAATCCCTGTTTCGGATATAGGCGATAGAAATTCACTTTCAAAGTTACCTATAAAACTCAAAGATAGCACCACTGTAGAAGCACATGTTGAACAACTGATTCACAGCACTGCTGAGACCGGGGATGAGAAAGTTGGCATTATTCTGACGAACGATGTTCCAAAAAAGATGACAAACTTTGCTGAAGTTGTTGATTTTCTTGCATTTGCTTTGTGGTTTATTCCTTCATACGAAAAGTCGAAAAGTTACCTTTCCAAGTATCGTTCCCTATGGATGCTTACCAGTCTATTTGAATCCGCTAAATCGCAAGAAGAACTTTTAGAAGGGTTTCTAAAAGTTATTTCCGAAATCATCGAATCGGAAATCACTGCTGTTTTAAGCCTTACAAAAGAAGCAAATGAAGAATTTGATATGATGATTTGCGATTGTCCAAATTCACAAATACTCCGTAAAAAGCTTAACCGTTCAGAACTTTCTACTGAAACGTTACGATACTTCAAAGGAATGGAAAAGATAGTTTACAAACCAGATGGACTGAGTGAACTCTTTGCTACAAAGATTCTATCTGCTCTCATTGTGCCCGTAGAAAATTATTGGTTTGTTTTTGCCAACAAAAGAAACACGAATATTTACTTACAAACAAAATCTTTCGATTCAATGGATTTAGACCTTGCTCGTGATTCTGTTAAGCGATTTTTACTCGCCAAGGGCCGTATTGAATTTGAGAAAAGGCTGGAAGAGGAAGTTGCAAAACTAAGAGAACTCCAAAAATTGCACGAAACACTCATCGAAGACCAAAAAGAGCAAATTAGAAAAATGAATGCTGTTCATTACATAAGCCAAGCGATGCGTTCAATGTACAGTGTCAAGAACGTCTACAAGACTCTTTTGCTTGGACTAACCTCCGGAAGATTACTTGGCTACAACCGAGCTCTTTTACTAACATACGACGAACAGCGTGATGTACTCATTGGCAAAATTTGGCTTGGTCCCGATACGGAAAATGTCGAAGAAGATTGGAAAAAAGCCAATCTAAGAGCAATGCGCTATGCTGATGTGGTCCAGTACCTACGCGAAGAGGCTATGACATTGGAAATCAACAATAGGCTTACTCAACAGATTGAAAATAAAATATTCCCATACAAAGCGCACCCGATACTTGAAAAATGCGTGCTTAGAAAAAAGATATTTGTTGCAAATGAGAGAATTATAAACACCTTGGGCTTAGAAGTGGCTGATCTAGTCAACCTGCTAGGAGTTAAAGAATTTGCAGTTCTACCACTTGTTGGGCGCGAAGGTGTTTTTGGTGTAGTTATTGTCGATAACTACTACACAAAAAAACCGATAAAGGAAAGCGACGTTGATATTCTAAAGATACTATCAGATAGCGCAGGTTTAGCAATTGAAACTGCACAAAGTTACGAAGAGCTAAGAAATAAAACACTTTCTCTGGAACGTCAAAAGAGTCTTATCGAGTATCTGCGCGAGTTCTCTGAATCGATTTTGCAGAATATGTCTTCTGCTATTATAGTCATTGACAAAGAAGGAAAAGTAACCGAATGGAACAAAAAAGCCGAAGTTTACTTCAACCGTCCGAAAGAACAGATGACAGGTGTTGAACTCAGAGCTCTTGGTCCAGAATTTGAAGATATCGAAGAAATGGCATTCCAAGCAATGAGGATTAAAGAAGAAATAACTCTCAGCAATTATTTAATTCAGACTGGAGGGCGAGAACGATACTACGATGTGAAAATCACTCCTTTCTGGGATGCCGATAAACTCATGCTCAGAGGTGTCATCATTACACTCGATGATGTTACCGAACGTGTGAATCTGGAAAAAGAAAGGAAAAAACAGGAAAAACTCGCAGCACTTGGTGAAATGGCTGCAAGAGTTGCCCACGAACTAAGAAACCCAATTTCTGTGCTTGGTGGCTTCATCAAGAGACTGGAGAAAAACGCTGATAATCCAGACGCAAGGAATAGATACATAAAGATTATCGCTGATGAGATACTACGCTTAGAACAGATAGTTAACGAAATCCTCGATTTCAGTCGCGAACCGCGGTCTTTGGAGTTTACGTATTTCAACATAAACAAGCTCGTTAACGATGTCTACATCTTGCTTGAAGAAAAAATCCGTGAAAAGAATATACTTTTCACATTCGAAACTGATGCTGAAGAAATTACCGTATACGCCGAATATTCAAGAATGAAACAAGTTATTATAAATCTTCTCCAAAACGCGATTGAAGCAACTCCAAAAGATGGTAAAATATTAATTGAAACACGCATCAAATTTGATAAAATCGTTGTGTCGATATGGAACGAAGGAACACCTATTGACAAAGAAACTGCAGAAAAGCTTTTCACCCCGTTCTTTACAACTAAAGTTCACGGCACCGGTTTGGGCTTGGCTATATGCAAGAAAATAATAGAAGATGAACACAAAGGAAAGATTTACCACGAAGCAACAGAAGATGGCAACAGGTTCGTTGTTGAACTACCAAAAACAGAAGTGCAGTCAACTAATGTTGAATAG
- the panD gene encoding aspartate 1-decarboxylase: MMEFMLKAKIHMATVTEKEIEYEGSIGIDEELLELAGIKINEMVLVSDVNNGNRLVTYVIPEPRGSRKISLNGAAARLVEKGDRIIIMAFGLYNPDEYKGPKIIILNPDNSVKEVRG, encoded by the coding sequence ATGATGGAATTTATGTTAAAAGCAAAAATCCACATGGCAACAGTAACTGAAAAAGAAATCGAATACGAAGGAAGTATCGGCATCGATGAAGAATTATTAGAACTGGCAGGAATAAAAATCAACGAGATGGTCTTAGTATCCGACGTAAATAACGGCAATAGGCTTGTTACATACGTCATCCCAGAACCACGCGGTTCAAGAAAAATCTCGTTAAACGGTGCTGCTGCGAGGCTTGTTGAGAAAGGTGACAGAATCATCATTATGGCGTTTGGTTTGTACAATCCCGACGAATACAAAGGACCAAAGATAATAATTCTCAACCCTGACAACAGTGTTAAAGAAGTAAGAGGATAA
- a CDS encoding DUF342 domain-containing protein encodes MDISITVSPDKMEAYIKISNILPGEEITLEKLMEAIREAKIVHNIEVSALKQLCENPVEGVPVLFAKGDEPKNGEDGRVVFEVLQQKSSFTTSGNRVDFREFPVQKRIIVKKGQKIATIYPPTEGVPGRNVYAEPVPAKPGNEAKVSLGKNVALSDDGMHIVATSDGILKVDPEKGLIEVSEYLEIAGNVDYGTGNIEFPGAVLVKGDVKPGFIVRAKGDIEIQGIAEASTVISLEGSIKITGAKGKDKGLIKAKKDVRIKYAESVTIECENLYFESNLLNCTVRVTNSIIGQGRNSAIIAGEYIATFRIEADELGSDFGVNTYLEVGVNPYLREELKLINTQIEIDRTSLQKLINIVKQYKELKEKGVKLTPDKEEQFSKATRTLINLREQLEKNLQRKQELERKINEMKYQCEIIARKMLYPGVEVHMHDAKYMAEVPLPKVVLRYEDGKIVAGGYSGT; translated from the coding sequence ATGGATATATCGATAACTGTATCACCCGATAAGATGGAGGCATACATCAAGATATCGAATATATTGCCCGGAGAAGAAATTACGCTTGAAAAATTAATGGAAGCAATAAGGGAGGCAAAAATTGTTCACAACATAGAGGTCTCCGCACTAAAACAACTGTGTGAGAATCCTGTTGAAGGTGTCCCTGTTTTGTTTGCAAAAGGTGATGAACCAAAAAATGGTGAAGATGGACGGGTAGTATTTGAAGTCCTGCAACAAAAATCATCATTTACCACTTCTGGTAATCGTGTCGATTTCAGGGAATTTCCTGTTCAAAAAAGAATCATAGTGAAAAAGGGGCAAAAAATAGCTACCATCTATCCCCCTACTGAAGGTGTTCCTGGCAGAAACGTTTACGCAGAGCCTGTTCCAGCCAAACCCGGCAATGAGGCAAAAGTGTCTTTGGGAAAGAACGTTGCACTGAGCGACGATGGAATGCACATAGTTGCAACATCCGATGGAATACTTAAAGTTGACCCAGAAAAAGGTTTAATTGAAGTAAGCGAGTATTTGGAAATAGCTGGAAACGTTGATTATGGAACTGGAAATATAGAATTTCCTGGAGCAGTTTTGGTAAAAGGAGATGTAAAACCCGGGTTCATAGTTCGAGCAAAGGGCGACATAGAAATACAAGGTATAGCAGAAGCCTCTACCGTGATTTCCTTAGAAGGCAGTATCAAAATAACCGGTGCAAAAGGAAAAGATAAAGGGCTAATAAAAGCAAAAAAAGATGTTCGCATAAAGTATGCGGAATCAGTGACCATAGAATGTGAAAACCTTTATTTCGAATCGAACTTACTGAATTGTACAGTTCGGGTCACAAATTCTATAATTGGTCAAGGTAGGAACAGTGCGATAATTGCTGGAGAATATATTGCAACATTCCGCATAGAGGCTGATGAACTTGGTTCAGATTTTGGTGTTAACACTTACCTTGAGGTCGGTGTCAATCCGTACCTCAGAGAAGAGCTCAAACTAATTAACACCCAAATAGAAATCGACAGAACCAGCCTGCAAAAACTTATCAACATCGTCAAACAGTACAAAGAATTAAAAGAAAAAGGGGTTAAGCTCACCCCTGATAAAGAGGAGCAATTTTCAAAGGCAACAAGAACTCTTATTAACTTAAGAGAACAACTCGAGAAAAACCTTCAAAGAAAACAAGAACTTGAAAGAAAGATTAATGAAATGAAATACCAATGCGAGATAATAGCACGCAAAATGCTGTATCCTGGTGTTGAAGTCCATATGCACGATGCAAAATACATGGCCGAAGTTCCTCTACCAAAAGTTGTGCTAAGGTATGAAGACGGAAAAATCGTCGCAGGGGGGTATTCTGGAACTTAA